The Hippocampus zosterae strain Florida chromosome 2, ASM2543408v3, whole genome shotgun sequence genome contains the following window.
tacTCATTGTCGCTTCGCTTGAGGGCCAACCTCCCTGGCAGACGCCACTCTAGTCTTTGAACAACGCACAAATTAAAGGCTGCATGAAAATCCTCCAGGATCAAATACATATTTTGAAAGATggggcaataaataaataaataaataaataaaatatttattatgcCTGACCTTTGACCATGATTTGCAGTGACAAGATTCAACACATCAGTGTTTTGTGGATTCTTTTCATTGGCTGACAGATTGTATTTCTGTTAATTTTGATGTGGACACTGATATTTACACTGCATTATTTGTATGTACAGCACCAGTAAGTACAGCACCAGTAAAATATTTGGACACACTTGGTCATTGAGAAGAGGCGTTCAAACATTTGACTGGCCTTGTAGGTACTCCTACTTACTGTGCGCAAGTTGCATCATCCTTTTGGTGTATGATGATGCCAAGATGGGAGTATCAAAGGGGAAAGGCAGGAGAGGCAGTGATGGAAAATTAGGAAGATGACATAATTACATTTGTAGCGCACTGAAGTACAAATAAGAATTGACATCACgacataaattttaaaaaaactgccaGTTAATCAACTGGTCAGCTTTTGGGGCAGAGAGACGATTGCACTGTTTTATAGCGGGTGTCAGGAGCCCACAGGCCCTGGGGCATTTATGTGCAATACATCCATTCAATtctaaaagcaaacaaaattaCAGAGGACTTGTCAAAGAAAAGCCTGAAAGCAGTGAAGCCACAAATACATATATGTAAATGACATACTACATGTTGGAAAGAATCCTTATGTATGCCCAAATATGGCCAATTTCATATTGGATCACCTACGACTGATTACCAGTCACCACATGGCCTAAATAAGTTATTCACCAATTCAAAGTGTTGAAAAGAGCTGACGACTTCAACTATTTTAGAAGTGCAAAATAACTCCACCCTTCTTGACTCTGTGGGAGCCGTTGTAGCATTATGTGATCTCAAGATTGAAAGTCTGGAtgcttttcataaaaaaaggCCAGTATTATTtccacattattatttttttgccactgagctcaaattttgttgttgctgttttttaggTTTTATTCTATCTTAAATTAATTTTGTCTGTTTTAAGTGTTTCTTTCTTATGTCACTCTCACACATGTTCAAAATGaataattcatccattcattaaaCTATCAGTGCAAAAAGATGTCATACATTCTCCTGTCATACATTTGCACTTAAAATCTgcataatatattttttccagaacATGGGGTCATGTGACAGGACGTTACAGCCTCATGGTGACCAGGTGAACACGCATATTACCTTCCAACCACTGCATTATTTAACAGCCAACGTGAGATGCAGGGATAGTATGAGCTTCAGGTTCTATATTTGAGATGTTTGCAGCGGCGACCAAGAACTTTGTCAAGCAGGTGGGCGACACTGGGAGGTTGATCCCCGTCCCGAGCCTGAGTGAGGCCGACCGCTATCAGCCACTCAGCCTTGTCACCAGGAAGAGAAAGAGGCgtttctggaagaaaaaaaacaaatatgcctCCACTGCATTCTCCCTGAAAGATATCCTGGTAGGGGAGAAGGAGATCACAGCAGGTAGAgagaatgtgaggagcaggtcCAAAGTCTGAAGACACCGTAAGCGAGTTATTAAAGGGGGTTTACTTTCATCAGGTGTATCCTCATATCAGCTTCTCAACTATGAGGACAAATCGGACGTGGCCCTCAACGGCCGCCTTGGAAACCACCTCATCAACGACGTGGGCTTCAACGTAAGCGGCTCCGACTCGGTGGCCGTCAAAGCTTCCTTTGGCATTGTGACCAAACACGAGGTGGAAGTTCCTACATTGCTGAGGGAACTCAACTCCAGGTATTGCAATCAGATTCATTCACACCAGATCTgaaaatcatcatttttttcccgacATATGGTAAACTATGATCATAGGccagaaaaaacatatttttctcaATTGAACTGAAGGTCAGACATGCAATTGATGTTTGACATACTTGTGACTGAAGGAATATGAGAAGTGGACTTCCGTGAATAAATGATTATGTTATTCtacaccaggtgtcaccaacatttttgagggtgagagcaacttcatgtgtaccgattgtgtgaagggctaccaaattgatacacgtctgaaataacatatttgtccaaaataccttcaataatatgaggatgtgttatttttaatacttaatgatttaaattgtcagactttgatcgtgtttcgaaatgtctcacagtactgccaatgtttgcatttttaaatcataatttctactagcaaatcacaatgtccaggcactggcgggctactcaagtggtcttcacgggctacctggtgcccgcgggcaccatgttggtgaccactgttcTACACTGACGGAAATTGAGGACATTGGAGCAGGGAAGGCGCTACACTGGGGCTAAGGGATGCTATAGCCCTGTCAAAAATCGGTCTAGCGCCTGTTAAGCCCCTCCAGTATTTTCCAGGTTTAATGCATAACCACCAGCAAGACTTTATAGAAAACAATCACAGTACTGAAAATTAACTGCTTTAAAGGAAAGTGGATGTGGAACACTGCCTGGTCCGCCAATCTAGGGACAACGGATGGAGTGTCCTGTGTGTCGTCATGGAGAGCATACGCACCACTCGCCAGTGCTCTCTGACGGTCCACGCTGGCATGAGGGGGGCCACCATGAGGGTAAACACAAATCCTTCACTGTTCCCCAGGTATATatctcgatagatagatagatagatagatagatagatagatagatagatagatagatagatagatagatagatagatagatagatagatagatagatagatagatagatagatagatagatagatagatagatagatagatagatagatagatagatagatagatagatagatagatagatagatagatagatagatagatagatagatagatagatagatagatagatagatagatagatagatagatagatagatagatagatagatagatagatagatagatagatagatagatagatagatagatagatagatagatagatagatagatagatagatagatagatagatagatagatagatagataaggaTGTAAATGACCTTAAAATGGATCTTtcatgtttgtctgtttttttgctGCAGTTTCAGATAGACGATGGTAGGAACCCAAAAGGCCGAGATAAGGCCATTGTCATCCCGGCTCACACCACCATCGCCTTCAGCATCTGCGAGTTGTTTGTTCGACTCGATGGGCGACTCGGTAAGACGGTCACGCGCATCATTAACCAACACACAATCAAGCCTGTAAGTGCACTTCTCAAGTAAAAGTGTTTTGCTCTGGAATTAAGATGAAAGGCAGTGAGTCACCTCAAATATGAGAAGTGTGTTATGTTTGAAATGATGGGTTCCTAATTACAAGGTCACATGAAAAACTCATGTGTATTTCACTGAAGGCTCTTCTACACAGAGTATTTTGTGCTTGCAATTAGTCAAGCGCAAAGTGCGATTTGATGGTCTTTTCGTACATGAGTGTAATTCAAAATGGgcatttgcgccattgtgggagtgaacacaaccAACTTGATTCCTTGTCAATCAAAGAAGCCCCTCTCATTCCTTTTAAATTGCGCATAGCTGAAATGACTCATTGGAGTCCATGCAGAAGATTGGCGTGTGCAAAGTATGTTTATACAGACTGCAAGAAGATTTCCACTTGGGGATCATATAAAGTTGGCTGCTGTAAAGTGTCCACTTGTAGACTGCCTTGCTGATTATGCGTCCGTTTGTGACAACTAACACACAGAatggtttattttaaatttttattctgGGACATTTTTTACTGAGCTTTTAggagtaaaatattttaattgcatCGTTAtcaagagatgttttttttgtttcctatgTTTGAGTACACTGTTAATTTTCAATATGCGC
Protein-coding sequences here:
- the pjvk gene encoding pejvakin: MFAAATKNFVKQVGDTGRLIPVPSLSEADRYQPLSLVTRKRKRRFWKKKNKYASTAFSLKDILVGEKEITAGVSSYQLLNYEDKSDVALNGRLGNHLINDVGFNVSGSDSVAVKASFGIVTKHEVEVPTLLRELNSRKVDVEHCLVRQSRDNGWSVLCVVMESIRTTRQCSLTVHAGMRGATMRFQIDDGRNPKGRDKAIVIPAHTTIAFSICELFVRLDGRLDICVAPGSQGGFEQEQSREQLGGFIGHFSMGRLRRFLSGIIYGNPFRADDRTMEELTHSETFMDDSLTDYYEKAASMTDISTSYLRESSHTRVNLLKHNIPKGPCALCGMGNQRRETVYGCVECSFGGQKYVRLHVVPCFDLWHKTLK